GAAGACCTTGCGCTCGCCGTTGGCGAGGTTGATGCGGTAGATGTCGGGGAAGCCGTTGCGGTGGTAGCTGGTGTAGAGCAGCGAAGAGCCGTCGGGCGAGATGTCGGGCACGAGGCACTCGGACTTGTCGGAAGTGAGTTGGCGGGCCTCGCGGAAGAGCAGATCGCTCACGTAGATTTCGCGCTCGCCGGTGCGGCGGGAGACAAAGGCGAGGCGTGAATTGAAGAAGCCGCGCCCGGTTTCGGAGGTGCGGGCGACGCCGTAGTCGGCAGCCTTCGCCAGCGCTTCGCTCCAGCTGCGGCCGGAGAAGCTTTGGCGTGCCAGCTCCTGCCCATTGCTGAGGATGGCGATGGCGACGTTGTTGCCCTGCCCGCGCTCAAAGCGGAAGGTAAACTGCGTGCGCCCGCTGGCTTTGACGTCGTAACCGCCGTGCAGGCGGAAGGCCTGGCGGGCCAGCTCCAGCGACGCATCGTCGTTGGCCTCAAGCGTGAGGCTGATGCGCTGTACATTACCAGAGACAGTCCCGATGTTGTCACCCTGGGCGCGCAAGGGGGAAAACCCCAGCATCGCCAACAGGATCAAACCCATTACGTAGCTCAACACATTCCGATACACTCGCATGGTCAGGAATATGGGCCACGTTGCGCCACTCCGCAAATCAAATGCCCGTTGACAGACTGGACCGGTCGGACTACCGCTGAACCTTCAGGCCGCGCAAGCGCCCGCAATTTTTCCGATTTTTCCCATGCTGACCGAAAACCAAGTCCGCGAAGCCCTCAAGCAGGTCAAATACCCCGGTTTCAGCCGCGACATCATCTCCTTCGGCCTCATCCAGAGCCTCGAAGTGCACGGTGACCATGTCCACGTAAACCTGGCGGTGACAACGTCTGACCCGAAGGTGCCGAAAACCCTGAAGGACAATGTGGAGCAGGTGCTTGGCGCCTTGCCCGGTATGCGCGCGGTTCATTGCCACGTGGCCGTGACGGCGCCCAAGGGCAGCACCGGCACCGTGGGCGGCGAAAAGCAGGAAGGCCCGCTGAAGAACGTGAAGAAGGTCATCGCGGTGGCCAGCGGCAAGGGCGGCGTGGGCAAGAGCACCGTGGCGGTCAACCTCGCCTGTGCGCTGGAGCAAGTGCTGAGCGAGGCCAATGGCACCAGCCGCGTGGGCCTGCTCGACTGCGATATTTACGGCCCCTCCGTGCCGCTGATGATGGGCGTAGGCCAGCGCCCGGAGATCCAGAACGAAAAGCTGATCCCGCCGGTCAACTTCGGCGTCAGCGTGATGTCGATGGCCTTGCTGGTCGACGACAACGCGCCGGTGGTGTGGCGCGGCCCGATGGTCAACCAGGCCATCCAGCAGTTTGCGCAACACGTGGAGTGGGGCGACCTCGATGTGCTGGTGGTCGACTTGCCGCCGGGTACGGGCGACGCGCAGCTCTCGCTGGTGCAGATCTTCCCGGTCGACGGTGCGGTGATCGTCACGACCCCACAGCGCGCGGCGGTCGAAGTCACCTGCCGGGGCGCGCGGATGTTCGAGAAGGTCAACGTGCCGCTGCTTGGGGTGGTGGAAAACATGGCCTACCTCGAAACGCCCGCCGGTCGTCAGGCGATCTTTGGCGAAGGCGGGGGCAAGCTGGCCGCCGCCGCGCTCGAGACCGACGTGCTCGGCCAGGTGCCGCTCGAACAGGCAGTGCGCGAGGGGGGCGACCACGGGATCCCGCTTACGGTTTCGCAACCGGACTCGCCGACCGCCCAAACCTTCCAGACCATCGCCCGTGCCGTCTGGAAAAACTTGAACGCGCAGGCCTGATTTGGCGTCAAATCTTTTCTGGCCCATAAAAAGGTCGCACAAATCTTAGTGCTATCGCTTTAGGCGTGCAGGACGGGATTTTAGCTGTATATTGCCGTAGGTAAATACGAACACTGTTGATCCAGCCACGTACAGTCCTTTTCGAAAACACCCCCATGACCCGATCACGCCAGACACCGGAGGATCGCCACGATTTCGTGAAGCGGTCGAGCCTGTATCAGGAGTTCTTGGCGGAACGGGAGGAAATCCTGCGCCACAAGTGGATCGAATCCGAGAAGGCGGGCAAAGACATCGGTTTTGAGCGCGCCTTGCTCGATTGGATCCGCAACCATAAGGCGGGCTGGAAAGCCTCCCGCCGCAAGCCTTCGGACGACGCAGGGGCCGACCCGCTCCCACCCGGGGACGAATAAGCTTAAACCAACCAAAATTTGGAAACAAAAAAAGGCGAGGAGCAATCCTCGCCTTTAAAGTATCTGCAGACCAACGCGTTACTTGATTTCGCGGTGCAGCGTGTAGCGCTTCAGGGCCGGGTTGTACTTCTTCTTCTCCATACGGCCTTGCTGCTTCTTCTTGTCGCGGGAAGAGTTGTAGCGCGAGGGGCGCTTACCTTCCTTGCGGGCTTCGGTGCATTCCAAAATGATGTGTTCGCGCGGCATGTTTCCTCCGAAAGTTGAAAAAGTATCAAAATGCCCGGGCACCGCACCCAAAGCAAGCCAAAATCGCT
The sequence above is drawn from the Verrucomicrobiota bacterium JB022 genome and encodes:
- a CDS encoding biopolymer transporter Tol; protein product: MRVYRNVLSYVMGLILLAMLGFSPLRAQGDNIGTVSGNVQRISLTLEANDDASLELARQAFRLHGGYDVKASGRTQFTFRFERGQGNNVAIAILSNGQELARQSFSGRSWSEALAKAADYGVARTSETGRGFFNSRLAFVSRRTGEREIYVSDLLFREARQLTSDKSECLVPDISPDGSSLLYTSYHRNGFPDIYRINLANGERKVFASFRGVNTGPSYSPNGDRVAMILSGSGNSELYVARADGSGLQRLTSTRGLEADPTWSPDGQRIAYTSDEAGSPQIYTINANGQGARRLPTNLSGNCSEPSWNPVDGDKIAFTAAAGGEFEVAIYSFSEGKSTWVSRGPGDAVHPIWLNDGRHLIYTERTKQRARLMVLDTETGKSTVLSPNNFPNSEMADVIYLGR
- a CDS encoding Mrp/NBP35 family ATP-binding protein, whose translation is MTENQVREALKQVKYPGFSRDIISFGLIQSLEVHGDHVHVNLAVTTSDPKVPKTLKDNVEQVLGALPGMRAVHCHVAVTAPKGSTGTVGGEKQEGPLKNVKKVIAVASGKGGVGKSTVAVNLACALEQVLSEANGTSRVGLLDCDIYGPSVPLMMGVGQRPEIQNEKLIPPVNFGVSVMSMALLVDDNAPVVWRGPMVNQAIQQFAQHVEWGDLDVLVVDLPPGTGDAQLSLVQIFPVDGAVIVTTPQRAAVEVTCRGARMFEKVNVPLLGVVENMAYLETPAGRQAIFGEGGGKLAAAALETDVLGQVPLEQAVREGGDHGIPLTVSQPDSPTAQTFQTIARAVWKNLNAQA
- the rpmG gene encoding 50S ribosomal protein L33 → MPREHIILECTEARKEGKRPSRYNSSRDKKKQQGRMEKKKYNPALKRYTLHREIK